The Epinephelus lanceolatus isolate andai-2023 chromosome 17, ASM4190304v1, whole genome shotgun sequence region gcagcaggaaaCCCCTCCTGCGTCACTCAGCTGACCTGCAGGATTTTGGCTTCGCGTTTGCAGCCTGAATTGTAATTGAATCCCTGAGAATATGAAGCATAGACAGTAGACACAATGCCTTGCCACGGGAGCACTAAAGCAAGCTGTAGCAGTCGGGCACATTGTGTTTTAAAGAGCGTTAGCACACCAGCTGTTAGCGCCTTTAGTGTAAACCAAACtgcatttacatttcatatAATTTAACCCCAGAATGTTCAGCTCCTTTTGTGTGGACTTATATTTCTGGTAATAATCTGCACCACAGACTGATGACTGAGGAGTTATATTTTAGTTAATGTGATAAATAATGACTGAACACTTCACTGAGAACTCAGATTCTCCCTGATGTTTTTAAAGATATGGCTTCCAAATGGTTTCCCATCTTTTGTGAGAACAATATAAACTACAGAATATAGATTTGGGGTCTTTTGGCGGACAGACTGTGGCAGGAGCTGATCCGGGTCAGATTCAGAAAGTTTACATTCAGCAGCTTCGGGCAGTGCGCAGTGAGAATTAGGACGCAGAGGACTTTTTCTCCTTCTGCCGGAGGTGGATCTTCATGTGCCTCCTCCTCTCGTCACTCCgggcgaacttccgcccacacTGGTCGCAGGAGAAGGGTTTTTCCCCGGTGTGCGTGCGGATGTGGGTGGTGAGGTGGTCGCTGCGGCTGAAGTTCCTCATGCAGATGCGGCACTGGAAAGGTTTGTGCCCGGTGTGGATGCGCAGGTGTCGGCTCAGCTCGTCCGACCTGGAGAACCTGCGGTCGCAGCTCTCAGCCGGGCACGGGTACGGCCTCTGGTGGACGGGCGTCTTGCTCGGCCGGTTCGGGTACTTCCTGGGTCTCAAGATGGGTCTGAGAGGGAGGTTCTGGTGGCTGGGGAAAGCGGCGGCCATCGGACCCTCGGCGGCCGGCGAGGGCGCACCGAGCGTAAAGTTCCTGATGGTGTTGAGAGGAGTGAGAGGCGGAGGCACCCTGAGGGAGTCTAGCGGGTATGAGAGGGATTTCCTCTCTGGGAAAGCCGTCTGGATATCTCTCTGGCAGCTCTGCTGGTAGAAACCTCCATACTCAGGCATGATAGACAGCAGCGCGGCGCCTTCTACGGTCGGTTTGGGCACCGGGTTGTAGGATGGAGGTGGGTGGTAGGACACAGCGCAGGTGGACGTCGCCAGGTACCCCCCTGCCGACTGATCCTGGTACATATCCCCACTGCATGAGTAGGAAGGAGCTGGGTGATGGTGGGAATGAGGGTGAGGAGGCGCGTACATGTGGCTGATGTCCGGCTGGCCGTGCGCCATGGTGCCGTCCCCCGCGTCCGCTGCGtctccccctccttctcctcctgcgTAAATATCGGGTGACCCTGAACACGATCCAGACACCGTGGCCGGTCCTGGGGTGGCGATGTCAGCGCTGATCACGTTGATGACGTCCCCCGGTGTCCACGGTCCCCCCACGCCTCTGGAGTCCACCGAGAACTTGCCGGTGAAAGCCACGGGGTGCGTGCGTAAAGTTGCCACGCACTGCGCCAAGTCGCCGTGGAGAGACAGCTCAGGTGCGCTTTTGCCCTCGAACAGAAGACCACCTGGAACATGTAGAAAAGCACAAGTTAGAATGCAAATACAGGATCATATTAACCCTTTGATTTCAGGACACGGTTGCCATCTTACGCGCAACACTCCACGATGATGATTAAAGACATTTTTGGTGCAGTTAAAGTTAGTGCTTTCATCCAACCAAGCCACGCCAGAACAATATGACACAAATTCTTACCGCTGCCATTCTCATCAGGTTTCCCTCCGTGCTCTTCCTCCCCTACAGCCTCTTCTTTAAAAACAATCGCGCCCTCCGCTGTGTACACATTTTTAGGAATACTGTCTGCAATGCTgctgagagacacacagacctcaTCCGCTATTTTAGCTGTCATCCTGTCTTTGAGATGGAGATCAGATTTAAGCTGATTATATATTCAAGTCCAACTGGATCTCAAACATTTTGTCTGTTCCGCCTTTCATCTCTTGTAAATAGCTCCTGGATGGTGCAGTATGGTTATAAAGGGAATCTCTGGGTGTCCCTTTACGTCATTCACCAAATATGGACTTgggtttgtaaaaaaaaaaaaaaaagagggaactCCAGAAATAGGACTGGTGGAGCTCACCGTGACGAAACGGGGAAACAATTAAAATTACATGTTGGAGTTTAACTAAATACAAAACTCTCACCTCATATATGATTGTTGATTTGGGGATTTTATTTGAACATGAATCCCAAACATGAGCACGTGCTTcatgctgctgtcagactcATGTAAAGGGGGACAAAAAGCTCATCATTCGGAATTCCGGTCACACTTTCTCCATAAATGGATTCTCCGGTCGGTGAGGTGAGAGGATCTCGGTCTGCTTATATGGCTGGTATCCGGGTAAATTTGTGttgcattgttttgtctttgtgccAGCTgagcccacacactgactgcaCAGACccatttgttttctctcttgccTTGTCAGGAACAGATTACTGCTCTGACTGAGTCCTGCTATTGTTGGCCCGCTGAGATAGATGGGGTGATTAGTGACAGAATAATCATTTAATTCATTTCCTCCAGAAGCCGGTGGGTCTTGGTGATTGttcaaaaaatggttttatgATTGTTGAAGATTTAAAAGCAGACACAAAAGCAGCTACAGTAGGCCTGTGTGTTAGTCCTGCTGATAGATGGAGAGCAAACCTGCAGCTGCAACCGTCTGTAATCTGACAGACATTAAAACCACTCCATTATATgctacaaacacattttaatagaATTCTCTGAAAAGATGAGgctgtttttaaacacaaaaattgtttctgtttttgttcataaataataaaattaccaTCACATGTATCTCATTTTCATCTTGGTTTTAGGCATAAGGCATTATTTTTGGTTAAAGGTGCCCTCTCCGATTTTGTTCCAGCATCCACCAGTGTCGTCACATCCCAGATTTTATTTAGAGATCACTGTCGAAACTAAATTTCCAACATCAGCAATCTACGTTTGAGGGTAAATACAGAACGATGTTTAATGGCCAACCCGGTCTCgctctgaagtcatcgaaatcctgTGCATGGGCAATGTCATACACTGACGAAACAAGCCATCTTTTAACGTTGGCATGTGGCTGGttactgttatagtttaatggctaACACTAACTTTCACCTGGGACAGCGGTGTTTGCGTcacgtaagattataaagccaagccctgttcttttttcctaaacctaaccatgtgccttagatgttgaagggaaaaaaagttaattcAGGTTGTTTGtagacgtagtgcatttattttgaaagagactgtatgcaaacggtaaatttcctgtgaacacacaagtgtattttgaaagaagacaattcaTGTAACAGCacaacttgacacagtgtcccagagtGTTGCCatccaacgcacccagggtacctttcacgtggACGTGGAATgaccatgaccaaacgttgatatgtgacgaggttggagtgagaatgtgctgcaacggtgaaatgactcgtttcaaTACCAGAATTTGATCCAGTCCGTCcgataacatttctaaagtgtaaaaaaaagccTCATGGTCAATCATTTTATCCTCATTCAAGCTAGTGGAGCACTAAACTGTAATTAGCAGCTCAGCCGCCGTAGGTCTTAAGTGCACTTGGTCTATGGGTTCCATAGTGTGAAAGATCCGGGTATTTTCATACCGTCAGaatcaaggttttttttggctTTGTACACCACTGAACAACCTTAATAGGAATGAACGTCTTTCTAACTCCACACCTCCAGATGGTTTTATTTTCAAAGTTGTAGTCTTCAGACCCAACTCACCTTCAGGACATTTATCAGACCACTCACAGCTCCCTCTGAGACACTAAAGGCTTTATACAACTTTCAAAACATGCAGTAGAGCTCTCCAACACCTGGAAACACAATGAGGTGGAGTTCATGAAATCCTCTGCAGATAGTCATGGTCCTCAGAAGATGAATCCCCTGAACCTTTCCTTTGGCAACATCCACGGATCAGAATTTCTTTTCATAGTTTAGAGTCTCCTTAAATGTAACACGTTACAGCTGTAACATGTATGTTTTCTCTTGCTACATAAATGTCATCATGTGGACATGTGGCCAATACACGAGTAAACATCCCTGAGAAACCACCAGGATTCCTCCACTCTGCAGCTGGAAAACCAGCTGAACACAAACTAAGTCAAAATTAAGATCCAGGGGTGTTTttcaaatagataaataaaatcaggtagggaaaaaagtggatatatcaatatcggTATCAGTTGTGGGCCAAATAAAttgttatatatcagcatatcagatatagacaaaaaaaacaatatcgTTTTTTAGCCGTGTTACAGCCGTAACTCACACTGTTacaaaagccccgtttccactgagcagttcaGAACAGTTAAGCTCTGTACGCTTTTTTCCAttaccactgtgaaaagttgtggatggtaccaacaaaccgttctgtaccgtccccatgtttggtcccccctctgttggggtacctagcacacagatctggtgctaaaaggtggagctgtgaacactgcagtctgactgtagaggacggtcactctgctcagggctgagttgtgtctggttttgatgctcatgtaaccactgttcatatcatggagagttttattggtaaactgtaactataaaatgaaagggtgtttgctgcctctcacagcagctggagtctgagaaaaataattcactgggccgactgccggcaacttttaaggtggaacgtttacttgtaatgttactcaatgctgagttgacgacatgaatcaatcaacacaccttaaatttcagtgtgacaactttgaccatcagtttagtttttaaatgacatacacttttagtaatgagtggatcttcaagcgtttatatatGTTAATTTTGACCAGGTTATGTGAATTGCATATGACTGaactccggcaacactaaacccctgagcttacctgagaaggactaaatgcacaaacccgctatttttaaataccccatggagagagactctcactgcagcctgttttagtTTGTTCTGAAAATCTCGggatgcagcctcgttctgtggacgataaacaaggtgtagtcttccatctgtgtcaccggatgacaaaatacaacacatgctggacggagcagtgagtgatgCAActccacccacatttaagagtaccgTTTGAGATGGGAactctagggtctaggtaccatgtctgaagggttactgttggttccaaaggtaccatactgaaaatgtttggtggaaGCGGGCTAAAGACTCACATGTGCTTCATTTGTAACATTGGACAACATCCACACTTGGTTCAATTGCTCACAACTTGTTTCTTCTATGGTAAAACTGTAAGTGGTTTATGATAGCAAGAACATGTAGGCTGTTTGCatgaaaatattacacatataggTAAAATAATCTCTGAGTAGAAGAGTAAAacgtgaaaatgttacagttatgGTGACCCTCCCATATGAGGATGAACCATTTTTgtcttgaacacatcatgagcgTTCCTCCAGCACCATCCTCAAGACCAAACTTActcctcagaggatgaaccccTTTGATTTTAAACACCTCGTAAGCTTTCCTTTGGTATTCACCAGGACAGAAAATCAGGACGGAAAAGACTGAATCCTTTAAGATGTGTGGAGTGTAAACATACCATATTTAAATCTGTTTGATTTGCTGATTAGATGATTAAAGAGCTGTCGAAGCCGAAGCCTTCTGCTGCATCTCTGAGCTGTGGAGACGAACACACAGCGAGCAGGAGGACCGCAGCTCCTCGAGCCTTTTGAACGCCCACAGTTACAAAAATGTTGGTGTGTATTGTCGTTGTGTGGCGAGCCGCCCACCCTGTGGCAGATGGGGGTTTGGTTGGTCCGTGCGTGCactcacacaatcacacacacacacacacacacacaggaatgaACAAGCTCTGAAACCAAATGCACGCACttaggaaacacacacactttctcgcaaacactcccacacacacacacacacacacacacacaaaatacacactttCACTTGGTGTTTctgtaacaaacataaacaccaacacacacactttctctgtcAAAATctgtcagacaaacacacacaaacccacccacatacacacaaaatctgtctttttcctctctccacacacaccaacacgcgcacgcacacacacacacacactgctccatGGGGACGTTGCCCTGCTTCCACCCTTCGCCCACGCTCCTCCAGGCCGCCGAGGCTCTGGGGggtttttggttttgtgtttgGTGGCTCGAGGTGTCAGCCGGGGGTCCGGGCGGCTCGGTAGACCCCACCACGCCGATTAATCATCTGTCATCTATGGTTTTTGTTAATATGGATCTTTGTCTTCATCCTCAAATGACGCTCAGGTCGGGCTAGCCGGCCTGCTTACTGCCTGCCGCCCTCGTTTTTCATTTTTGCagccaaaaaacaaccaaactgcctcttttctgtgtctctctttctccaagTGGAAGATTTCGTGCGGTCATCTGCTGCTCGAGCGAAATGTGCGACCTTTTTTGACCTCGTAGTGACACCTCACTTTTGTCACATCAAAAGTATTGGAGCAGGAACCAAACAATAGGTCGCTTGTTGTCTCTCTGACGAAGAAATCTGAAGATCTTTACCATTAATTCCAAAACTCTTTCACAAATCCTGCACTCTTTTTTCCATTTGTGTAATGCTAACACCTGCTAGCTGCTCACACATTTTTCATGCATTCTTCAGACTTGATAAAAGCATTTTCGTGACATCAAATCTAAAGAGATAAGAGGTCACAAATCCTTTTTTCAGTTCTCCACAAACTTTGGCTGCCTTCTTTCAAACTTCCCATTCATCTGTTTATAATTTTAAGGACCAAATATTAGAGTTCTCGATATTTTGAACCTGAACGCTTCTCCTTTGCTGCAGGCAGCGACCCAGTTTCTCCACATGTAACAGCGTAGTTTCATCCTTACACTTCTTTTATGCTTTTCTCCTTTGACAAAATCAATAGGTGTTACTTTGAAAATATATCaaacccattttcaaaaaaaaaatccccatccCTGAGAGACAAAACCTTGTCAGGTTAAATCATTTTCTGTCTACACAAGACACTCAGACTTTAAATAAACACCATAAATCATCTGGATTTTCTGCTACCTTTCATGTCAGGAGAGTaggtgttttattttaaatgggtGATGACTCATTTAGGAAGGAAGCGCTTCTCCTGGTTTTTCCTGCAACACAAGTTTGGGTTAAAACCAAGACTTATGTTATGAAATGCTGCAAGTAAGTGTTTGATAAATGATCCACCGAGGCCTGAAAGTACCTGATAATCCTTTATGAGAGTACGTTATGTTAAAGCCGTAGGTGTTGTTAAGTTTGTTGCAGCTGGCTTACACACGACGGGGTGCTTGGATAACAAATTAAGGCGCCATAAATCACTCTGATATGCTCCTGGGCTTTTTATTAAATTTGTGGTGTCGCTCACATTTAGCATTCGGGGATGAAACTCTCGATCAAGCTGCAGATGAGTCAGGGTTTGGAAGGTTTGCGAGGTTTTGGCGATGAACCCTTCTAACCAAGCCATCAATAGAAGCGATTGCATATTCATGGGAAATGTATTGACTGCTGAGTGTCGGATAATAGACAGGCACATCAATGGCCGTGGGGCTGCAGTGAATGGCTTCAACGCTATCTCCGGGACCCAGAATGTCTCGTCGGTTACTCTCAGAACTCATCGGCTGATATCACACGAGGATAATTACCTTTCTGGAAGTTTCAAATCACTTTTTATTATTGACGAaggcacagaaacacagacggGATAAGTCCTCatgtgttgagtttttaaaactgGCTGTTTGGGCCTCATCCAAGAAACTACAAGAATATTTTCAGGTTACATTGTCCGGCTGCAGaagcacaaatgaaacaaaactaCCAACTGACAGATGAAAGAAAACTAACACACACAGTTGTGTGTTAGCTCACCAAAAAAAGCCATGAAAACAACGGAGATGTTGGCAAAATATACATAATTATAAAAGCAGGGACAATAATTCAggtacaaacacaacacactgaatGAAAAATCTGCTCCTACCATTTTACGTGTGACAATTtctaaaaatatttcaaatcaGAGCTGCTTTTATCAGCCAAATGTTCAACAATGCTGTGCTCATCTCAGAAAAAGGATTCAACCAGACGATTTAAATACAAATGCATTACATTTTAACCACAAATTACCAAGAAAATCTCCAAATTAAGACTTTTATCCGGCAACCAAATTAGAGGATGAGATTACTGATTATCTCCACAAATTATTACCTCATTACGTTCTCGATAAAttagttatttttttgtctatttgttTCTAGAAAGTAGAGACAAATGCAGACCAACTGTCTAAAACTCCAAAGATATTTGACTTACAACCACAGAGaaacaaatcctcacatttaagcAGCTGGAGCTCGAGGACGTTC contains the following coding sequences:
- the LOC117248103 gene encoding early growth response protein 2b-like, which encodes MTAKIADEVCVSLSSIADSIPKNVYTAEGAIVFKEEAVGEEEHGGKPDENGSGGLLFEGKSAPELSLHGDLAQCVATLRTHPVAFTGKFSVDSRGVGGPWTPGDVINVISADIATPGPATVSGSCSGSPDIYAGGEGGGDAADAGDGTMAHGQPDISHMYAPPHPHSHHHPAPSYSCSGDMYQDQSAGGYLATSTCAVSYHPPPSYNPVPKPTVEGAALLSIMPEYGGFYQQSCQRDIQTAFPERKSLSYPLDSLRVPPPLTPLNTIRNFTLGAPSPAAEGPMAAAFPSHQNLPLRPILRPRKYPNRPSKTPVHQRPYPCPAESCDRRFSRSDELSRHLRIHTGHKPFQCRICMRNFSRSDHLTTHIRTHTGEKPFSCDQCGRKFARSDERRRHMKIHLRQKEKKSSAS